In the Paenibacillus sp. FSL H7-0357 genome, one interval contains:
- a CDS encoding galactose ABC transporter substrate-binding protein has protein sequence MKKMSSVLFAAVLLGAAMSGCGGSPANTGGSAETAIPGGTGSAPKIGVAIYKFSDTFMAGVRKSVVAAAKGIAAVDIVDSKNSQLTQNDKVDVFITKGYKGMLINPVDRTAAGVIIDKAKTADIPVVFLNREPFPEDMKKWDKVYYVGAKAEESGTMSGQIIAEYWKSHPEADKNGDGVLQYVMLKGEPGHQDAELRTNYSIQAIEDEGIKVEKLAEDSGMFDRVKGQEKMAGFLKTCGDRIEAVLANNDDMALGAIKALKADGYFSGGKYMPVVGVDATAPAVKALKEGTMLGTVLNDANIQGKAAIKLAAVLSRGEAPTKQNIGFDITDNQYVWIPYKKITRDNVADVE, from the coding sequence ATGAAAAAAATGTCTTCCGTTTTATTCGCCGCCGTGTTGCTGGGTGCTGCTATGTCCGGCTGCGGAGGCAGCCCTGCGAATACCGGCGGCAGCGCTGAGACGGCAATCCCTGGTGGTACCGGCTCAGCTCCAAAAATTGGTGTAGCCATTTATAAATTCAGCGATACGTTTATGGCCGGTGTCCGCAAATCGGTTGTGGCGGCAGCCAAAGGCATCGCAGCTGTGGACATTGTAGACAGCAAAAACTCCCAGCTTACGCAAAATGACAAGGTTGACGTTTTCATTACCAAGGGATATAAAGGCATGCTGATTAATCCGGTTGACCGCACTGCTGCAGGAGTTATCATTGACAAAGCAAAAACCGCCGACATTCCCGTCGTCTTCCTGAACCGTGAACCGTTTCCGGAAGATATGAAGAAATGGGACAAGGTGTATTATGTAGGCGCCAAAGCGGAAGAATCGGGCACCATGTCCGGCCAGATTATCGCGGAATACTGGAAATCCCATCCCGAAGCCGATAAGAACGGCGACGGAGTGCTTCAATATGTCATGCTGAAGGGCGAGCCGGGACACCAGGATGCCGAGCTGCGCACCAATTATTCCATTCAGGCGATTGAAGATGAAGGTATCAAGGTCGAGAAACTGGCGGAAGACAGCGGAATGTTCGACCGGGTGAAGGGCCAGGAGAAAATGGCGGGCTTTCTGAAGACCTGCGGAGACCGGATTGAAGCTGTGCTTGCCAACAACGACGATATGGCTCTCGGTGCAATTAAAGCTCTAAAAGCTGACGGATATTTTTCCGGCGGGAAATACATGCCGGTAGTCGGTGTAGATGCGACAGCTCCGGCCGTTAAAGCACTCAAAGAGGGGACCATGCTGGGCACTGTGCTAAATGATGCCAACATCCAAGGCAAAGCAGCAATTAAACTTGCGGCTGTTCTCTCTAGAGGCGAAGCGCCAACCAAACAAAATATTGGTTTCGATATTACCGATAACCAGTATGTATGGATCCCCTATAAGAAGATTACCAGAGACAATGTCGCCGACGTCGAATAA
- a CDS encoding substrate-binding domain-containing protein has protein sequence MRSKRLWLILLLCPVLWLTVTSCFNTSPAAYISTNKTHNIDMIVKMNKGDYWNTVKLGAEAAAKEFNVKLTFKAPDSESEIDKQITMVEDSINQKAEAIILAASSYMGLAQVVDQAAYYKIPVISVDAEVGSARVKAYVGSNGYEAGQKSAERLIQLLNGYGEIGIINFTNSSQNVQPESSGPIDYGARDAEEREKGFLNYAARYPNVQVVQISYTSSNTDNAESLTRDMLQNHPDLRGIATLNETASQGAGKVLQNLKQHKVKMVAFDSSPSMMEMLQDGTVQATVIQNPFSNGYLAVKYAAQALEGIDIPERVDTGTKLIDLENMLWPENQKLLFPFVR, from the coding sequence ATGAGAAGCAAACGATTGTGGCTGATTCTGCTGCTTTGTCCGGTGCTGTGGCTGACGGTCACTTCCTGCTTCAATACGTCTCCCGCCGCTTATATCAGCACCAACAAAACGCATAATATCGATATGATTGTCAAGATGAACAAAGGGGATTACTGGAACACGGTTAAGCTCGGTGCTGAAGCCGCCGCCAAGGAATTTAATGTCAAGCTGACGTTCAAGGCACCTGATTCCGAGAGTGAGATTGATAAGCAGATTACCATGGTTGAGGATTCTATTAATCAAAAGGCAGAGGCGATTATTTTGGCAGCCAGCAGTTATATGGGGTTGGCCCAGGTAGTGGATCAGGCCGCCTATTACAAAATCCCTGTCATTTCCGTCGATGCCGAGGTTGGTTCGGCCAGAGTCAAAGCCTACGTGGGTTCAAATGGCTATGAAGCCGGACAGAAATCAGCGGAAAGACTGATACAGCTGTTGAACGGATATGGTGAGATTGGAATCATCAATTTCACCAACTCCTCTCAGAACGTGCAGCCGGAATCCAGCGGACCGATTGATTATGGAGCCCGGGACGCAGAAGAAAGGGAAAAGGGTTTCCTGAACTATGCGGCCCGTTATCCGAATGTTCAGGTCGTGCAGATTTCCTACACCTCTTCAAACACGGACAATGCAGAATCATTGACCCGGGACATGCTGCAGAATCATCCCGATTTGCGCGGAATCGCCACATTGAATGAAACGGCGTCGCAGGGCGCGGGCAAAGTGCTGCAGAATCTGAAGCAGCATAAGGTTAAAATGGTGGCCTTCGACAGCTCTCCCTCGATGATGGAAATGCTTCAGGACGGAACCGTCCAGGCAACTGTGATCCAGAATCCGTTCAGCAACGGTTATCTGGCCGTGAAATATGCAGCCCAAGCCCTGGAAGGCATCGACATTCCTGAGCGTGTGGATACTGGCACCAAGCTGATTGACCTGGAAAACATGCTATGGCCCGAGAATCAAAAGCTGCTGTTTCCTTTTGTCCGGTAG
- a CDS encoding sensor histidine kinase, with product MNRPKAYFFPLRPQQDRRGKTRISSKLRSIQLIITVSFTAVTVLVAVIVSFMLYNKFAKTAEENANLNMQQIIEQVNYNLELYVKGMSNIFETAEEQVTTSASIDSPLLYERMDTLMNSRKDLVSVAVFTLQGKYVVGTPGQNMRLNTQLESQSWFTTAKKSSEISYSAPHIQNLFKGRYTWVVSISKMIQYRENGELKTGILLIDFNFRTIDELSRQVKLGKRGYAYILDSLGNIVYHPQQQLIYAGLKYENVEPVLEYAYRSYLDESTGEKRFITVRTLAETGWKIVGVAYYDEIVTTKRDLNQFLVWFLAAVILGVIAVSVFLSWLIASPIRKLERTVKQVGEGDLNTPINVSGAYEVEQLSRRFNLMLQRIRQLMDQIIYEQETKRKGELEVLQSQINPHFLYNTLNSVIRLAERGKNEEVVTMIQSLSKFFRISLSKGNNIITVQEELDHIRHYLVIQSFRFKNKFRFEIKAQDEVLQYQTIKLILQPIVENALYHGIEMLPDEGLISISAELQHGLIVITISDNGLGMPREMLNMILSGGTKSGSGSGVGVRNVNERIRLYYGREFGLAFESELEEGTTVTITFPAIQTAEGPEPQKEDESSP from the coding sequence ATGAACAGGCCGAAGGCTTATTTTTTCCCGCTGCGCCCGCAGCAAGACAGACGCGGCAAAACAAGGATATCCTCCAAACTTCGGAGTATTCAGCTTATCATTACGGTGTCGTTCACGGCGGTTACTGTGCTGGTTGCGGTGATCGTCAGCTTCATGCTGTACAACAAGTTTGCGAAGACAGCCGAGGAGAATGCCAATCTGAATATGCAGCAGATAATAGAGCAGGTGAATTATAATCTGGAGCTGTATGTCAAAGGAATGAGCAATATTTTTGAGACGGCGGAGGAACAGGTCACGACGAGTGCCTCTATTGACTCCCCGCTGCTGTACGAACGGATGGATACGCTGATGAACAGCAGAAAAGATTTGGTGTCGGTCGCCGTGTTTACGCTGCAGGGGAAATATGTGGTCGGGACCCCGGGCCAGAACATGCGCCTGAATACACAGCTGGAAAGTCAGAGCTGGTTCACCACCGCCAAAAAAAGCTCGGAGATTTCCTATTCCGCACCGCATATCCAAAATTTATTCAAGGGGCGGTATACCTGGGTTGTCTCCATTAGCAAAATGATTCAATACAGAGAAAACGGAGAACTGAAAACCGGCATCCTGCTGATCGACTTCAACTTCCGGACGATTGATGAGCTGAGCCGGCAGGTCAAGCTTGGCAAAAGAGGATACGCTTACATTTTGGACTCGCTGGGCAACATCGTTTATCACCCCCAGCAACAGCTCATTTATGCCGGTCTAAAGTATGAGAACGTGGAACCGGTGCTGGAGTATGCTTACCGCAGCTATCTGGATGAATCGACAGGAGAGAAACGTTTTATCACCGTACGCACGCTGGCGGAGACCGGCTGGAAAATCGTCGGTGTCGCTTATTACGATGAAATTGTGACTACGAAACGGGATCTGAATCAATTTCTGGTCTGGTTTCTGGCTGCTGTTATTCTTGGAGTGATTGCTGTCTCCGTCTTCCTGTCCTGGCTCATTGCCAGTCCCATCCGCAAGCTGGAGCGGACCGTCAAGCAGGTGGGTGAGGGTGATCTGAATACTCCGATCAATGTCAGCGGCGCTTATGAGGTTGAACAGCTGTCGCGGCGCTTTAACCTGATGCTCCAGCGGATCCGCCAGCTGATGGACCAGATAATTTATGAGCAGGAGACCAAGCGCAAAGGTGAGCTTGAAGTACTGCAGTCGCAGATCAACCCGCACTTTTTGTACAACACGCTGAACTCTGTCATCCGGCTTGCCGAACGGGGCAAAAACGAGGAAGTGGTCACGATGATCCAATCCTTGTCGAAGTTTTTCCGGATCAGCCTGAGCAAGGGGAATAATATTATTACCGTGCAGGAAGAGCTGGATCATATCCGTCATTATCTTGTCATCCAGAGCTTCCGCTTCAAGAATAAATTCCGCTTTGAAATCAAGGCGCAGGATGAGGTGCTCCAGTACCAGACGATCAAGCTGATTCTGCAGCCGATTGTAGAAAATGCACTGTATCACGGGATTGAAATGCTGCCGGACGAAGGTCTGATCTCCATTAGTGCCGAGCTTCAGCATGGCTTAATTGTCATCACAATCAGTGATAACGGGCTAGGAATGCCGAGGGAAATGCTGAATATGATTTTAAGCGGCGGGACCAAAAGCGGCAGCGGCTCTGGTGTAGGCGTGCGGAATGTGAATGAGCGGATCAGACTTTATTACGGACGCGAATTCGGTCTTGCATTCGAAAGCGAGCTTGAGGAAGGCACAACGGTCACTATTACATTCCCGGCAATCCAAACCGCAGAGGGGCCGGAGCCGCAGAAGGAGGATGAATCATCTCCATGA
- a CDS encoding response regulator transcription factor, with amino-acid sequence MYKLILAEDEEDVREGIIAQIDWGSYGFEVVDQAENGREAAESIDRLLPDVVVTDIQMPFLNGLQLSEWIRSRHPNTKIIILTGYDEFEYAQKAIKLQIDEYILKPFSSQELIDTLLKVRKTIEAEIAEKENVFVLSEHYRKSLPVLREQFLSSLVSRRLRPAEIAEKSAEYGISLSGESFQSSVISIDYIRSEKNAGVIQSLPISLRDTGDRNLQLFAVLNIAEEICLKHGFGKVFIHRDDVVLLSVSMEKDEAEITGKTFAILEEIRQNVQRFLKLTVTSGAGTVCHTASLLFNSFGDALQALDYRLILGNNRVIWIEDVESRSNQMLAYDELTQQSLIRTIKLGTVQELKEVVDELFGGLDTAQVSTQDYQVFLLEIITSILRVAKESGSETTDYIGSGLSSLTEIHKFNNMGEAKQWIINVCSRLMDSIASERQSSYKQLIDQAKEYIRGHYEESDISIGKVCQHLHISTGYFSSIFKKEMKMTFVSYLLQIRLEAAKELLRSTELKAFEIAEKIGFADPNYFSFCFRKKYGQSPKEYKNSSRGG; translated from the coding sequence ATGTATAAATTGATTCTTGCCGAAGATGAAGAGGACGTAAGAGAAGGGATTATCGCACAGATCGACTGGGGCAGCTATGGTTTTGAGGTTGTAGATCAGGCGGAGAATGGCCGTGAGGCTGCGGAATCAATCGACCGCCTGCTGCCGGATGTGGTCGTGACCGACATCCAGATGCCATTTCTGAACGGACTTCAGCTGTCCGAATGGATCCGCAGCCGTCATCCCAATACGAAGATCATAATTCTCACCGGCTATGATGAATTTGAGTACGCCCAGAAAGCGATTAAACTGCAAATTGACGAGTATATTCTGAAACCGTTTTCTTCTCAGGAATTGATCGACACACTGCTCAAGGTTAGAAAAACCATAGAGGCGGAAATCGCTGAGAAAGAAAATGTATTTGTGCTGAGCGAGCATTACCGGAAGAGTCTGCCTGTGCTTCGTGAACAATTCCTCTCCTCGCTTGTTTCCCGCAGGCTGCGGCCCGCGGAAATCGCCGAGAAAAGTGCGGAATACGGCATCAGCCTCTCTGGTGAGAGCTTTCAGTCTTCCGTAATCAGCATAGATTATATCCGTTCGGAGAAGAATGCAGGAGTTATCCAGAGTCTGCCCATATCCCTGCGTGACACCGGCGACCGCAATTTGCAGCTGTTCGCGGTGCTTAATATCGCTGAGGAAATTTGTCTGAAGCATGGTTTCGGCAAAGTATTTATACACCGGGATGATGTCGTGCTGCTCTCGGTCAGTATGGAGAAGGATGAGGCGGAGATTACCGGCAAAACCTTCGCGATCTTGGAGGAAATCCGGCAAAATGTACAGCGGTTTCTAAAGCTGACGGTGACCTCAGGAGCCGGAACAGTATGCCATACAGCGTCCTTGCTGTTCAATTCATTCGGCGATGCGCTGCAGGCACTTGATTACCGCCTCATTCTCGGCAACAACAGAGTGATCTGGATCGAAGATGTGGAGTCAAGATCCAATCAAATGCTGGCTTATGACGAGCTGACCCAACAATCGCTGATCCGTACAATCAAGCTGGGCACGGTACAGGAGCTGAAAGAGGTTGTCGACGAATTGTTCGGGGGACTGGACACCGCACAGGTTTCGACGCAGGACTATCAGGTGTTTCTGCTGGAGATCATCACCTCGATTCTACGGGTGGCTAAGGAGTCAGGCAGTGAGACCACGGATTACATCGGATCAGGGCTGTCTTCGCTGACGGAAATCCATAAATTCAACAATATGGGCGAAGCTAAGCAGTGGATTATCAATGTGTGCAGCCGGCTGATGGATTCCATCGCTTCGGAGCGGCAGTCGAGCTACAAACAGCTGATTGACCAAGCCAAGGAATATATCCGGGGTCATTATGAGGAGTCCGACATCTCGATCGGCAAAGTCTGCCAGCATTTGCATATCAGTACGGGATATTTCAGCAGCATTTTTAAGAAAGAGATGAAGATGACCTTTGTCAGCTATCTGCTGCAGATCCGTCTGGAGGCTGCCAAGGAACTGCTGCGCTCAACAGAGCTGAAGGCTTTTGAAATTGCCGAAAAAATCGGCTTTGCCGACCCGAATTATTTTAGCTTCTGCTTCCGCAAGAAATATGGACAATCTCCCAAAGAGTATAAGAACAGCTCCCGGGGAGGCTAG
- a CDS encoding GNAT family N-acetyltransferase, which yields MNSSTQEQVLQIRKCGMNDLERVTALLREFGYPTTLSVMKERMEGMENDPFHCTLVAELDNEVVGMIGLRQVKSYYKHADCITEINALIVSEELRGNGLGKRLVAAAEEWARGQGCCQLFLRSGNRVERAPAHAFYRHMGFEQTTGYRFNKALL from the coding sequence ATGAACAGTAGTACTCAGGAGCAAGTACTGCAAATTCGCAAATGCGGCATGAATGATCTGGAGAGAGTGACAGCCCTTCTGCGGGAATTCGGCTATCCGACAACACTTAGCGTGATGAAAGAGAGAATGGAAGGCATGGAGAATGATCCGTTCCATTGCACACTGGTCGCTGAACTGGACAATGAAGTTGTGGGAATGATTGGACTTCGGCAGGTGAAATCCTATTACAAACATGCGGATTGTATTACGGAAATCAACGCGCTGATTGTATCAGAGGAGCTTAGAGGCAACGGCCTCGGCAAAAGATTGGTAGCTGCAGCGGAAGAATGGGCCCGCGGGCAGGGTTGCTGCCAGCTGTTCCTTAGAAGCGGCAACCGTGTGGAACGTGCGCCTGCGCATGCTTTTTACCGTCATATGGGTTTCGAGCAGACTACCGGCTACCGCTTCAACAAAGCATTGCTGTAA
- the purT gene encoding formate-dependent phosphoribosylglycinamide formyltransferase gives MWGAPFSAQSRKLLLLGSGELGKEVIIEAQRLGVETVAVDRYQDAPAMGVAHRSYVIDMLDADALKTLIRSEKPDLIVPEIEAIATHALLELEAEGFFVVPTARAARLTMDREGIRRLAAEELGLPTAAYRFADSLDELRQAVEELGTPCVIKPIMSSSGKGQSVCKKPGDVEDCWNTALEGARAKGTRVIVEAFVTFESEITLLTVRSASGTVFCPPIGHIQKDGDYVESWQPHQMSERTLAEAQNIAKAVTDQLGGLGIFGVELFLTEQGVLFSEVSPRPHDTGMVTMITQDLSEFALHVRAILGFPLDSVALVTPGASATLKAEKTGQAFAISGIGEALALPRTQVRVFGKPEIRPGRRMAVALSAAEDVEIARTTAKQAASMLKVEVYENEQ, from the coding sequence ATGTGGGGAGCTCCTTTTTCAGCTCAAAGCCGTAAGCTGCTGCTCTTGGGCAGCGGGGAATTGGGTAAGGAAGTCATTATCGAAGCTCAGCGCCTTGGCGTAGAGACCGTAGCTGTGGATCGTTATCAAGATGCCCCGGCGATGGGTGTAGCCCATCGCTCCTATGTAATTGATATGCTGGACGCGGATGCGCTTAAGACGCTCATCCGTTCCGAGAAGCCTGACTTGATTGTGCCCGAGATTGAGGCTATTGCCACTCATGCGCTGCTGGAGCTGGAGGCGGAAGGATTCTTCGTAGTCCCGACTGCACGTGCAGCCCGGCTGACCATGGACCGGGAGGGTATCCGGCGTTTAGCGGCTGAAGAGCTTGGCCTGCCGACCGCGGCATACCGCTTCGCGGACAGTCTGGACGAATTGCGCCAGGCAGTGGAAGAGCTTGGCACACCCTGTGTGATCAAGCCGATTATGAGCTCTTCCGGCAAAGGACAAAGTGTCTGCAAGAAACCAGGTGATGTGGAGGACTGCTGGAATACGGCTCTGGAAGGAGCGCGGGCCAAAGGGACACGGGTCATCGTGGAGGCTTTCGTTACGTTTGAAAGTGAGATTACCTTGCTTACGGTCCGATCGGCAAGCGGAACTGTATTTTGTCCGCCGATCGGCCATATCCAGAAGGACGGCGACTATGTAGAGTCCTGGCAGCCGCATCAGATGAGTGAGCGCACGCTGGCAGAAGCTCAGAATATCGCCAAAGCGGTAACTGATCAGCTTGGAGGCCTTGGTATTTTTGGAGTGGAGCTGTTTCTTACAGAGCAGGGAGTATTGTTCAGTGAAGTATCGCCCAGACCGCATGATACCGGCATGGTTACAATGATTACGCAGGATTTATCGGAATTCGCTCTGCATGTCAGAGCCATTCTTGGATTTCCGCTGGACTCGGTTGCGCTTGTAACACCGGGCGCTTCGGCTACCCTGAAAGCAGAAAAAACCGGACAGGCTTTTGCCATATCCGGAATCGGCGAAGCGCTGGCGCTTCCCCGTACACAGGTTAGGGTATTCGGCAAACCTGAAATCCGTCCTGGACGGCGGATGGCAGTAGCCCTCAGTGCAGCGGAAGATGTAGAAATCGCGCGGACTACCGCCAAACAGGCGGCGTCTATGCTAAAAGTGGAGGTATATGAGAATGAACAGTAG
- a CDS encoding dynamin family protein — MAAEQIKIKTENVTDSPLTLLGALMERWGETETQRVLSDLESKECARELTLTFCGHFSAGKSSMINRLCGSNVLPSGPVPTSANVVSIRSGAPRVRLYPKVEGQNETNSAWETTPEKLQEYCRKGGDYSAIEVWEDVPLLGAHGVLMDTPGVDSTDDGHQAATRSALHLADVVFYVMDYNHVQSENNLAFAKNLSDWGKPLYLIINQIDKHREQEIAIEAYRQQLESAFHEWGIQSAGILFTSLKNMEHPLNQWDGLLMLIRQLLDHREELLGYSLSRSVHHVADAVVTEYREQQQEEREALLETSGGVDKYTVERALQVCDEERKEFAELPDQSILMLRNALDALLGNSNLMPADVREAAGAYAESMAPGFRQGLLFTAAKREKVQAERLKAWHGLQTREITAQLEWHILQLVREWAEGLGVWEEGAENLLKQSFPAVSQEWLAAAVKPGTGASGEALLNFTRTLAAEIKAQFRRAALSLGDELLAKLPPLLEERRADLSRREEALQRQARALAALAALDRAADARAAELAALLPPPRRTLTPGTLPEVRVAPRAGASSAAPREVRPLPGAAAGRPAAAAWAAGPVSPAGGRRRLTKAAAALSAAAELLRGEPAMASAARSLAARAESIAAGRFTMALFGAFSAGKSSFANALLGEEVLPVSPHPATAAVNRILSPEGEFRHASAVVTMKTAEDFWEDILHSFSVLQLAPPQRQSWTAEVAGLKVSGLHPSALPHAGFLRAAAAGWSEAEGLLGTVRTVDLQEYRGLVAEETRACFVQGIDLYYDCPLTASGIVLVDTPGADSLHARHTGVTFGYMKNADAICFVTYYNHAFSKADRGLLAQLGRIKDSFALDKMFFIINASDLAADEAELEEVKGHVAQNLRAGGLTSPRIYTLSSLLALQGKTDHNREAYESSRFQTFEEALAEFAGGELPRLSLAAAQENIASVRMRAEEWQKLAEMEAGRREAGLLELQERRRTAEARLTALSAEERPLRDLRREGEELLYHVRQRIGFAFGRFFQESFHPSVLREDSGNLKDIFTACGRELERTLERELEQELWATTLRLEAAGQKLVRTAASSAASELSISAQELQLMDNAEEHWPSPDKLECRLSPLDWAALWGRFKSPRHFFEGPGRNEVRALVDPWLKETVAGAAGTQEDLLLDFYTGVAEQALKRSADTLRAALAEREEVMSGLLKGGDSAEHWGQIGHQLNVLERNFDDLVDGDL; from the coding sequence GTGGCAGCAGAACAAATCAAGATTAAAACAGAGAATGTGACGGATTCGCCGCTTACTCTGCTGGGAGCACTGATGGAACGGTGGGGGGAGACGGAAACGCAGCGGGTACTCTCCGATTTGGAGAGTAAAGAGTGTGCACGTGAGCTGACACTCACCTTTTGCGGACATTTTTCGGCAGGGAAGTCGAGTATGATTAACAGGTTATGCGGCAGCAATGTACTGCCTTCCGGGCCCGTTCCGACCAGTGCCAATGTCGTGTCTATCCGCAGCGGAGCACCACGCGTACGGCTCTATCCCAAGGTGGAAGGACAGAATGAGACAAATTCCGCATGGGAGACCACACCGGAGAAATTGCAGGAATATTGCCGCAAGGGCGGTGATTATTCTGCGATTGAAGTCTGGGAGGATGTGCCTTTGCTTGGAGCACATGGTGTTCTGATGGACACCCCGGGGGTTGATTCCACGGATGACGGGCATCAAGCCGCGACGCGCTCCGCACTGCACTTGGCCGATGTGGTGTTTTATGTGATGGATTACAATCATGTACAGTCGGAAAATAACCTGGCTTTTGCCAAAAACCTCAGTGATTGGGGCAAACCGCTGTATCTTATTATCAATCAGATTGACAAGCACCGTGAACAGGAAATTGCCATTGAAGCCTATCGGCAGCAATTGGAAAGCGCTTTCCATGAATGGGGAATTCAATCCGCTGGTATTTTGTTCACTTCACTTAAGAACATGGAGCATCCGCTAAATCAATGGGACGGTCTGCTTATGCTGATTCGCCAGCTGCTGGATCATCGGGAGGAGCTGCTTGGCTACAGCTTGTCCCGCTCGGTACATCATGTGGCCGATGCGGTAGTGACAGAATACCGCGAGCAGCAGCAGGAGGAGCGCGAAGCACTGCTGGAAACATCGGGCGGTGTGGATAAGTACACCGTGGAAAGAGCGCTCCAGGTTTGTGACGAAGAGCGTAAGGAGTTTGCAGAGCTGCCTGATCAGTCAATCCTAATGCTGCGCAACGCACTCGATGCACTGCTGGGCAACAGCAACCTGATGCCTGCCGATGTAAGGGAAGCTGCAGGTGCTTATGCTGAAAGCATGGCTCCCGGCTTCCGGCAGGGCCTGCTGTTTACGGCTGCGAAACGGGAGAAGGTGCAAGCAGAACGGCTAAAAGCCTGGCACGGACTGCAAACGCGGGAAATCACCGCCCAACTGGAATGGCATATTCTTCAGTTGGTCCGGGAATGGGCCGAAGGCCTTGGCGTGTGGGAGGAGGGGGCCGAGAATCTGCTCAAGCAAAGTTTTCCGGCGGTGAGCCAGGAGTGGCTGGCGGCTGCTGTGAAGCCGGGAACCGGGGCCTCGGGCGAGGCGTTGCTTAATTTCACCCGCACGCTTGCGGCTGAAATTAAAGCCCAGTTCCGCCGGGCTGCCCTGTCTCTTGGCGATGAGCTGCTGGCGAAGCTGCCGCCGCTGCTGGAAGAGCGGCGCGCCGATCTGTCGCGCCGCGAAGAAGCCCTTCAGCGGCAGGCGCGCGCGCTAGCCGCGCTGGCTGCCCTTGACCGCGCGGCGGATGCCCGCGCGGCAGAGCTCGCGGCGCTGCTGCCGCCGCCGCGCCGTACCCTCACCCCCGGCACTCTGCCGGAGGTGAGGGTTGCCCCGCGGGCAGGCGCCAGCAGCGCCGCACCGCGTGAGGTCCGGCCGCTGCCGGGCGCAGCGGCCGGAAGGCCTGCCGCCGCAGCCTGGGCGGCAGGGCCGGTCTCGCCGGCGGGCGGACGCCGCCGGCTCACGAAGGCCGCAGCGGCGCTGAGCGCTGCGGCAGAGCTGCTGCGCGGCGAGCCGGCCATGGCCTCGGCGGCGCGCAGCCTTGCGGCACGGGCGGAGAGCATCGCCGCCGGCCGCTTTACGATGGCGCTGTTCGGAGCGTTCAGCGCCGGTAAATCCTCCTTCGCCAATGCGCTGCTGGGCGAAGAAGTGCTGCCTGTGTCTCCCCACCCCGCCACAGCAGCAGTGAATCGCATCCTGTCACCGGAAGGGGAGTTCCGCCATGCCAGCGCGGTGGTAACGATGAAGACGGCGGAGGATTTCTGGGAGGACATCCTCCATTCCTTCAGCGTACTGCAGCTTGCGCCCCCGCAGCGGCAGAGCTGGACCGCTGAGGTGGCTGGGCTGAAGGTCAGCGGCCTGCATCCTTCCGCCCTGCCGCATGCCGGATTCCTGCGGGCGGCGGCGGCTGGATGGTCAGAAGCGGAGGGACTGCTGGGAACGGTGCGGACTGTTGATCTGCAGGAATACCGTGGACTGGTCGCCGAGGAGACGCGGGCCTGTTTTGTGCAGGGGATTGACCTGTATTATGACTGTCCCTTGACCGCGAGCGGCATTGTGCTGGTGGATACCCCTGGCGCGGATTCCCTGCATGCCCGTCATACCGGTGTAACCTTCGGTTACATGAAGAATGCGGACGCGATATGTTTTGTGACCTATTATAATCATGCCTTTTCCAAAGCGGACCGTGGTCTGCTGGCCCAATTGGGAAGAATTAAAGACAGCTTCGCGCTGGATAAAATGTTCTTTATCATCAACGCTTCTGATTTGGCCGCAGACGAAGCGGAGCTGGAAGAGGTGAAGGGGCATGTCGCGCAGAACCTGCGTGCCGGCGGCCTTACCTCGCCGCGGATATATACCTTGTCCAGTCTGCTGGCGCTGCAAGGCAAAACAGACCACAACCGGGAAGCTTATGAAAGCTCCCGTTTCCAGACCTTTGAAGAGGCGCTTGCGGAATTCGCGGGCGGAGAACTGCCGCGGTTGTCGCTTGCAGCCGCGCAAGAGAACATTGCCTCCGTGCGCATGCGGGCGGAAGAATGGCAGAAGCTGGCCGAGATGGAGGCAGGAAGGCGTGAAGCCGGACTGCTGGAGCTGCAGGAACGGCGCCGCACCGCAGAAGCACGGCTCACGGCGCTTTCCGCCGAGGAACGTCCGCTGCGCGACCTGCGCCGGGAAGGTGAAGAACTGCTCTATCATGTGCGGCAGCGGATCGGATTTGCCTTCGGCCGTTTCTTCCAGGAATCCTTCCATCCTTCCGTGCTGCGCGAGGATAGCGGAAATCTGAAAGATATCTTTACAGCCTGTGGCAGAGAACTGGAACGCACCCTTGAGCGTGAACTGGAACAGGAATTGTGGGCGACTACCCTGCGCCTGGAAGCGGCAGGTCAAAAACTCGTGCGGACGGCAGCTTCATCGGCCGCGTCGGAACTGTCGATTTCGGCTCAGGAGCTTCAGCTCATGGACAATGCCGAAGAACACTGGCCTTCCCCGGATAAGCTGGAGTGCCGGTTATCCCCTCTGGATTGGGCTGCATTATGGGGCCGCTTCAAATCGCCGCGTCATTTCTTTGAGGGGCCGGGGCGTAACGAAGTCAGAGCATTAGTGGACCCTTGGCTGAAGGAAACAGTTGCCGGAGCCGCCGGAACGCAGGAAGATTTATTATTGGATTTTTATACGGGTGTAGCGGAGCAGGCGTTGAAACGTTCGGCAGACACACTCCGAGCAGCTCTGGCTGAGCGGGAGGAAGTGATGTCCGGTCTCTTGAAAGGGGGTGATTCTGCGGAACATTGGGGCCAAATTGGCCATCAATTAAATGTTCTGGAGAGAAATTTCGACGATCTCGTAGACGGCGATCTGTGA